Proteins encoded together in one Chloroflexota bacterium window:
- a CDS encoding glycosyltransferase family 39 protein produces MTARLGPWLAVFLLTVLALAVRLNGFDWRDGGLSTDEARVALAAQGVFRTGLPLLPAGPDGVNGPGRLYTRGLVTIYATVPSTVLFSMHDWSARLPSLLMGALQVPSMFLLGRAVGGTWPGLAAAVFVVMAGPLIGWSRQAWPPAAFVLLLTLTTYAMHRGFVRDEPRWQVWTACGFLVTLLAYEMAMILPAGLGLYLLGRLALRDPGWWQKRATLAAALVAGLAVALLAVMGLALRSGTLAGADAEFRHYFTPSLSLSGVGYYWRQVWGGALPLALVALAGLLWQVRGGLASRRTMHAVPTHSAMSGVARPGSVRAPGLLLALLFVALLVPTFIIQTKQEQQYGLAALPFAAALWAWGLGALAGSPAPRWGQQWVALSVAVVSFALVVGPDTVAALRPQTVPRAPTWLADLRIQGFQPRDTNMLILAESPLVTQLYLGRADFYVHPEGFERYAYQDGPVARSIYTPAVLLKQAGDFEQLVNGPYAGRTLWIVGQDDRLPRLTRQMDAALWERLQAASGVSRPTRGWWIMKVTLPV; encoded by the coding sequence ATGACCGCCCGCCTTGGTCCCTGGCTCGCCGTGTTCCTGCTGACCGTCCTGGCGCTCGCCGTGCGCCTGAACGGCTTCGACTGGCGCGATGGCGGCCTCTCGACCGACGAGGCGCGCGTGGCCCTGGCCGCCCAGGGCGTCTTCCGCACCGGCCTCCCGCTCCTCCCCGCTGGCCCGGACGGCGTCAACGGCCCCGGCCGCCTCTACACACGTGGGCTGGTTACCATCTACGCCACCGTCCCGAGCACCGTCCTCTTCAGCATGCATGACTGGTCCGCTCGGCTCCCAAGCCTGCTGATGGGCGCGCTGCAGGTCCCGTCGATGTTCCTGCTCGGGCGGGCTGTCGGCGGGACGTGGCCCGGGCTGGCGGCAGCGGTGTTCGTGGTGATGGCCGGGCCACTGATCGGCTGGTCGCGGCAGGCATGGCCGCCGGCCGCCTTCGTCCTGCTGCTGACGCTGACCACCTACGCCATGCATCGCGGCTTTGTGCGAGATGAGCCGCGCTGGCAGGTCTGGACGGCATGCGGCTTCCTGGTGACGCTGCTCGCGTACGAGATGGCGATGATCCTGCCGGCCGGCCTCGGGCTGTACCTGCTCGGGCGGCTGGCCCTCCGCGATCCCGGCTGGTGGCAGAAGCGTGCCACGCTGGCCGCCGCCCTGGTGGCCGGGCTGGCGGTGGCGCTGCTGGCCGTCATGGGGCTGGCGCTCCGCTCGGGCACCCTCGCCGGGGCGGACGCCGAGTTCCGCCACTACTTCACGCCGTCGCTGAGTCTCTCGGGCGTCGGCTACTACTGGCGGCAGGTCTGGGGCGGCGCGCTGCCGCTGGCGCTGGTCGCGCTGGCAGGCCTGCTCTGGCAAGTGCGGGGAGGGCTTGCATCCCGACGAACCATGCACGCCGTGCCCACGCACAGCGCGATGTCGGGGGTTGCTCGGCCCGGCAGCGTGCGCGCCCCCGGCCTCCTCCTGGCCCTCCTGTTCGTCGCGCTGCTCGTGCCGACGTTCATCATCCAGACCAAGCAGGAGCAGCAGTACGGCCTGGCCGCCCTGCCCTTCGCCGCGGCGCTCTGGGCCTGGGGTCTCGGCGCCCTGGCCGGCTCGCCAGCCCCACGCTGGGGACAACAGTGGGTGGCGCTGAGCGTCGCCGTCGTCAGTTTCGCGCTCGTCGTCGGCCCGGACACCGTCGCCGCCCTGCGTCCTCAGACCGTCCCCCGCGCCCCGACCTGGCTCGCCGATCTCCGCATCCAGGGCTTCCAACCCCGAGACACCAACATGCTGATACTGGCTGAGTCGCCGCTGGTGACGCAGCTTTACCTCGGCCGGGCCGATTTCTACGTCCATCCTGAGGGGTTCGAGCGGTACGCCTACCAGGATGGCCCGGTCGCCCGCTCGATCTACACACCGGCCGTGCTGCTGAAGCAGGCCGGTGACTTCGAGCAGCTTGTCAACGGGCCGTACGCAGGACGGACCCTCTGGATCGTCGGGCAGGACGACCGCCTGCCCAGGCTGACCCGCCAGATGGACGCCGCGCTCTGGGAGCGGCTCCAGGCGGCGTCCGGCGTCTCCCGGCCGACGCGCGGCTGGTGGATCATGAAGGTGACCCTGCCGGTGTAG
- a CDS encoding methyltransferase domain-containing protein → MPELLPDGRFDTSGDPFRVDPAALLASWGRRVRANAEQVDRFAEQRSQDHYAPVANRFRVDPRRTDDPSLDALLTLARPDETWLDIGAGGGRYALPLALNVREVIAVDPSPGMLGVLRESMAEHSITNLRVVEGRWPAAADPALQADVSFIAHVGYDVEQIGPFLEAMERSARRLCVAMLFWRRPTWAMDRLWPAVHGVERALLPAMREMVTLLMARGRPVSIQLVETIPASFEDPEQVIGLARHQTWVAPGSEKDAALAQTIRERLVERDGRYAFEWTPSYLGLVSWTPRPEPIPDA, encoded by the coding sequence ATGCCAGAGCTGCTGCCTGATGGCCGCTTCGATACCAGCGGCGATCCGTTCCGCGTCGATCCCGCCGCCCTGCTGGCCTCCTGGGGCCGCCGCGTCCGGGCCAACGCCGAGCAGGTGGACCGGTTCGCCGAGCAGCGCAGCCAGGATCATTATGCGCCCGTCGCCAACCGCTTCCGCGTCGATCCTCGCCGCACCGACGATCCCTCCCTGGACGCGCTGCTGACGCTGGCCCGCCCCGACGAGACCTGGCTCGACATCGGTGCGGGCGGCGGCCGGTACGCCCTGCCGCTGGCCCTCAACGTCCGTGAGGTGATCGCCGTCGACCCCTCGCCGGGCATGCTCGGCGTCCTGCGCGAGAGTATGGCCGAGCACAGCATCACCAATTTGCGGGTGGTCGAGGGACGCTGGCCAGCCGCCGCCGATCCGGCACTGCAGGCCGATGTCTCGTTCATCGCGCACGTCGGCTACGACGTCGAGCAGATCGGGCCGTTTCTGGAGGCGATGGAGCGCTCGGCGCGCCGGCTCTGCGTGGCGATGCTGTTCTGGCGTCGGCCGACCTGGGCGATGGACCGGCTCTGGCCAGCCGTCCACGGCGTCGAGCGGGCGCTGCTGCCCGCCATGCGCGAGATGGTGACCCTGTTGATGGCGCGCGGGCGGCCGGTCAGCATCCAGCTGGTCGAGACCATACCGGCCTCTTTCGAAGATCCCGAACAGGTGATCGGTCTGGCCCGGCACCAGACCTGGGTAGCCCCTGGCAGCGAGAAGGACGCCGCCCTGGCGCAAACCATCCGCGAGCGGCTGGTCGAGCGGGACGGCCGCTACGCCTTCGAGTGGACGCCGTCCTACCTGGGGCTGGTGAGCTGGACGCCCCGCCCGGAGCCCATCCCGGACGCGTAG
- a CDS encoding MOSC domain-containing protein, with protein MAPAMVATVAGLYRFPVKSMGGESLERVQLQWHGFDVDRGFVFVKAGNLSRFPWLTARDLPDLVRYHASLTNHENTRKSPVMVQTPTGQVWPVDSPGLLASLERQYDAPLQLLHPGKGAQDAAMLSVIGTASVRALAERVGADLDIRRFRQNVVLAPVDDAPFVEESWVGRQLIVGADPASPEAARIRLIRRDHRCMIVNLDPELGGQNPAVLREIAASRENCLGLYATVEAQGWLQIGDPVYVA; from the coding sequence ATGGCGCCTGCAATGGTGGCGACGGTGGCCGGGCTGTACCGGTTCCCCGTCAAGTCGATGGGCGGCGAGTCGCTGGAGCGCGTGCAGCTACAGTGGCACGGCTTTGACGTGGACCGTGGCTTCGTCTTCGTCAAGGCCGGCAACCTGTCGCGCTTCCCCTGGCTGACAGCCCGCGACCTGCCGGATCTGGTCCGCTACCACGCCTCCCTGACGAACCACGAGAACACGCGGAAGTCGCCGGTCATGGTGCAGACGCCCACGGGGCAGGTCTGGCCGGTGGACAGTCCAGGCTTGCTGGCCTCGCTGGAGCGCCAGTACGATGCGCCGCTCCAGTTGCTGCACCCGGGCAAGGGCGCGCAGGACGCGGCGATGCTCTCGGTGATCGGGACGGCTTCGGTGCGAGCGCTCGCAGAGCGGGTGGGCGCGGACCTGGACATCCGCCGCTTCCGCCAGAACGTGGTGCTGGCCCCGGTCGACGATGCGCCGTTCGTCGAGGAATCGTGGGTTGGCCGGCAGTTGATCGTCGGCGCGGACCCGGCCAGCCCGGAGGCAGCCCGCATCCGGCTGATCCGCCGCGATCATCGCTGCATGATCGTGAACCTCGATCCGGAGCTGGGCGGGCAGAACCCGGCCGTGCTGCGCGAGATCGCAGCCTCGCGAGAGAACTGCCTGGGCCTCTATGCGACGGTCGAGGCGCAGGGCTGGCTCCAGATCGGCGACCCGGTCTACGTGGCC